AAGACGTTTTGGATGCTCTCTCGTCCTTGCTTCCTCGCATATACACCATCGGTCCACTTCTGTTGCTTGCCGATCAGATCAAAGATGAACGACTGAAATCAATAGGCTCCAATCTATGGAAAGAACCTCCGGGGTCAGTGGAGTGGCTAAATTCAAAAGAACCCAACTCCGTGGTGTACGTCAATTTTGGGAGTACCACTGTCATGACGCCCCAACAACTCATTGAGTTTGCTTGGGGACTTGCCAATAGCGAGAAGCCCTTCTTGTGGATTATAAGGCCTGATCTTGTGGTAGGTGATTCAGCTGTTCTTCCTCCCGAGTTTATTACCAAAACTGAAGATAGAGGCAAGTTAATAAGTTGGTGTCCTCAAGAAGAAATCCTTAAGCACCCCTCGATCGGAGGGTTTTTAACGCATGGCGGATGGAATTCAACGCTTGAAACCGTGTGTGGTGGAGTGCCACTGATCTCCTGGCCCTTCTTTGCCGAGCAACAGACAAATTGCCGATATTCTTGCATTGAATGGGGTATTGGGATGGAGATAGATAATGATGTTAAGAGGGATGATGTTGAGAAGCTTGTGAGGGAGTTAATGGAGGGTGATAAGGGTAAAGAAATGAAGAGGAAGGTAATGGAGTGGAAGACAATGGCGGAAGAAGCTGTCAAGCCTGGTGGTTCTTCTTATCAGAACTTGGACAAGTTGATTGCCGATGTTCTCCTAGCCGGAAATGTTTAAACCCAATTTGGATCAGGTGTTACAAAAAAACTCcaacatttttcatatttgtaaAAGTCCATTACCACTATCATTTCActtgtgttatttttttatttttattttttttctagctATGAGTGACATTTTTCATTCCACATAAAGATCGAATTACAGCGTTCTCTCAAGTAACAGTAAAAGTCGACTGGACCACAAGTTGCTCAGCAACTTTACGACAATTATACAGAGAagcaaactaaataaaaaatccaaaaacaaaaatcaaagggATCGAAACCagaaccaaaacaacaacaaacaagcCACATGGTATCAGCAACACAGCATCAATACCAACAATCCCAACACAGCAGCAACAGCGAAAAAACCAGCCGCACAGCAACTCAATACAACAGCCCTTCAGCCATTCGAATCCAGAATACTCTAAGGTATACTCCAATTCTCGCAAAACTTGGCATTAGCAGCATTGTGTTTGAATATTCCTTTGCCTTTTCCAACAATCCTTGTACTAATCTCCTAGCAAATATTCTACTCTACGTTTGTGGATTTGATTAAACTAATACTCTACTCTATATTAGCATTGCTGTTTAGACAGTAACTTGGTAATTTGTATCTTTTAAGTCTTGCAATTTATCAAGGTAGCCAAGAGTATTTAACTACTTCTCTCTGACCTAATTACAGTTTTCTCGATAAATATTTAATTCACTTTACGTATGTTCAAGGGTAGTAATACGGATTTATAGTACTTTATAAATCTATCTCTGAAAAATAATGTGATGGTGTCCTCTAATCTGGGAGAGGTGTTTCAAGCTAATAGtacttacgaaaaaaaaaaattaataaaaaccttaattaagaaattaccttcttttttttagtgGACTTTCTTAAAAATTACCTAAATAATTAAGCATTGTGGCTTAATCCATAACTCACACTACCTTAGTTGAATGTTTTAGACTTCATTATTATTCTGTGTCATTCCCGCACTATACAACTTAAATTGTCATTACATGCAGTCTACTTGGAGGAAAATAtatagagagaagaaaaataaatgttttaattaaatttattgtagGCAACCCATTTGGTGGAATAGGAttgtgacgaccttttttttttttttaacaaacgtTAAACGAGTCCTTACAATGGCAcaacgatatgtcgcaaagccaacatatagcacatgccccataacatttacctgataatcagagtataacatatatctatctatgcaacagaaaacataaacctgaatagcggaaattacaatctatacatctatcataaattaattacaactaagagtcatttaacatctatgagcatttttagtagcatcatcaaaatagttttttagctattttggtgagccaatttaatgaaaatcttgaaaaaccactcccagcagcctcaccattttaaccaaaaaaatttgatgactgaaattactaaccaaattagatgaggcattttcactcaacaaacCACTCATCAAaatttgtttcacatttctctctcacatgattagcacacttttttccttttttctctcattttcttctctcatctccaatctctcacacgataatgtccttgttttatggatatgaatgattttttgtaaaaagattatatagagaaaaaataaataaatatgaaaaatttattatttaaatggaaaagtgaatattgactagttaaaatggtgaagctgctgggagaattttaataaagtggctcaccataatagaaaaaagtgatttttaattattttggtgagtaaaatttggtgaggctactaagaatgttcttagtttgagtcttattaacacaatatttacataacaataatggctttacaaagaataagtAACATAAACGTCACGAgtcataccaaacctataaaatagtagacaacccgtggtccgacaactATAACTGtagcggcgagcttcagtcataatatctcaagtacACTGCTACCATCCTatcaactataccgaagtacctgcagccaaaggagcATCATCTACAcagttgtggtggtatccacatccgcataggtgaaagaatgagttcaccgcctcagtatACTTCATACCAAGATCTCAGTGATATAAAACTAACTGGGTTTTCacaaaaaaccaacatttcttttatttttagtcacgcgagcactatattagccacaatttaccatagctaatgcagcaaacaccgactatctagaaaacatttaaaacatactatatagctgtgaacatatgtagaagttccaatctaccgcttggaagtttctacatataaacccttctataataatacttttcaacggtcgctcagacatatgtgcacacgatcactccatcacagatatcacgttagcacataagtcttaagcaataaaacataacatctttctcttccatactaggatatcatccttcaacaaaatactcgcaacaccatccctaatcgtatttcagcttcgtgccttgaacgtcagtagatcatgtgaGCACTAAAGCTGaactcaattatgctaacatgtctttcctgaagaacattAGCAGTCAACCTTATTACTCATAGGCATGCCATcactcgcacc
The sequence above is drawn from the Alnus glutinosa chromosome 11, dhAlnGlut1.1, whole genome shotgun sequence genome and encodes:
- the LOC133880860 gene encoding 7-deoxyloganetin glucosyltransferase-like, yielding MSSISAGIRGHVVCVPHPAQGHINPMLKLAKLLHHKGFHITFVNTHYIHTRVLRSRGPNSLDGLPDFRFESIPDGLPPSDADVRQDVPALCDSTSKNCLAPLRNLVSKLNDTDCSSNAPPVTCIISDGCMSFTLEAAEEFGIPNILFWTPSSCGFLGYMHYRHLVERGLTPLKDASYLTNGYLETAIDWIPGMKHIRLKDLPSFVRTTDENDMMINFVIRETERSSRASAIILNTFDLFEQDVLDALSSLLPRIYTIGPLLLLADQIKDERLKSIGSNLWKEPPGSVEWLNSKEPNSVVYVNFGSTTVMTPQQLIEFAWGLANSEKPFLWIIRPDLVVGDSAVLPPEFITKTEDRGKLISWCPQEEILKHPSIGGFLTHGGWNSTLETVCGGVPLISWPFFAEQQTNCRYSCIEWGIGMEIDNDVKRDDVEKLVRELMEGDKGKEMKRKVMEWKTMAEEAVKPGGSSYQNLDKLIADVLLAGNV